TCTTTAGCTGAAGCTGAAGCTAATCAAACACGTCTTGCAGGTCAAGCCGAAGCTGAATCTATTTTAGCTCGTGGAGCTGCCGAAGCCGAAGCAAAACAAAAAATCGCCGATGCTTTCAAGGAATATGGCGAAGCTGCTGTCTTAAGCATGGTAATAGAAATGTTACCGCAATTAATGAAAGAAGCGGCTCAACCCCTTAGCAACATTGATAAAATCTCTGTTGTCGATACAGGCGGCGGTGGTGAAAATGCTGGCGCTAACCGTATTACCAACTATGCGACGAATTTATTAGCAGGAACACAAGAAACATTAAAAGAAACAACCGGATTAGATGTCAAAGAATTGATTGAAAACTTCTCTAAAAAAGGCACCAACAGTAATGTGAATTTCTATGGAGAAGAACAATCTAGCGACAACGAGTAATAAAGTAGCGGCTAAAATCAAGTAAGATTTTAGCCGCTATTTCTATTTTTTGATTTCATCATCACGATTGTTTTCAGCTTCAACACGTTTTTGTACTTTCAGCTTCAGTTCTTCCAGTTCTTTTTCTTTCTTTGCTAGCTCAGCTAAGTCTTCCTCAATTTCATGCTTTTCCTCAATTGGTTTTGGTTTGAAAAAGAAATTCAGCCCGATTCCAATAAACGTTCCAATAAACGTATCAATCACTCTAGATAAAGCAAAATAAAACGACTCTCCCTGAGGGATACTCAATGAAATCAGTAATAATGTGGCAATGGCTGAGATGATCCCAGAATTATTATTCATGCCATCAGAAATCACGATTACAATCATCACTAGCAAAGGCAGTAAAAATAATTCAACTAAGAAATCATTGGAAAAAAGATCTTTCACTAAAAAATATACAATCGCCAAACCGCCGCCTAAAGTGTTCCCAAGAATTCTGGATTTCCCGAAAGTAAGACTGGTCGTTAAATCCTGCCGCAATGAAAAAACGGCAGCTAAAGCCGCAATCATCGGTGCACCTCGATCGAATACTTTAAATAAAATAATACACAACATAACAGCTAAGGCCGTTTTTAATGTGCGCATACCTAAACGAAAAGGACCGATTTCCATGAGCTTTCTCTCCTATAATCAACATTTAATCAGTTTTCTATTTAATGATAACCGAAATAGAGGTAAAATTACTAGTATTAAAACAAAAGATTAATCATTTTGTGAGGAGCTGTCAAATGAAAATTGGATTACGAACGATCAAAACTGCCGTAAGTGCGACGTTATCGATGATCGTTGCAGGAAGTTTAGGGTTATTATATCCAGCGTCTGCTGGAATCATCTCGGTATTGAGTGTCACCAACACGAAGAAAACCTCATTATTAACTGGACTTTACCGACTCCTTTCTTTAGCGTTAGCTACGGCTATTGCTTACCTGTGTTTTTCTATTTTAGGATTCAATGCAATTGCATTCGGGGTCTATTTACTCTTATTTATTCCAGGAGCAGTTTACTTTAAGCTTTCAGATGGGATCGTCGTTAGTTCAGTTTTGGTGACGCAGTATTTAGTTGAGCAAGACTTATCTTGGACGATTATCGGCAATGAATTTTTATTGATGACCATCGGTGTTGGTTTTGCGTTACTGATGAATCTCTATATGCCGGATACTGAAAAACGTTTAAAAGAAGATCAAGAAACCATTGAAACGATGTTCCGTAAAATCCTGAATAATATGGCGGCTTATCTGAACCAACATGTTAAAGAACGAGACCTATTTGAAAAATGTAATGACTTAAAAGCGTTTATACGAACGGGTGAAAATTGGGCAAAAAATCATGCAGAGAATCAGCTGATTTCTTCCAATCATTATTACATTGAATATTTTACAATGAGACGGCTTCAAAGCAATAACTTGAAAGACATGTTACGGACTCTCGAAAAGATCACGGTCGAACCCGAACAAGTAGGGAATATTCAAGAACTGTTGCTTTATACTGCTGAAACCTTTGCGGAAAATAATGATGGGCAAGAAATTTTAGATCGCATCGATCAGGTATACGAAGCGTATCGTAAAAAAGAATTGCCGAAAACAAGAGAAGAATTTGAAAATAGAGCTCAATTATTTCAATTTTTACAAGTATTTCAATCATTTATAGAAATCAAAGCTGAATTTGCAAAACATCAAATTGAAAAATAAGCTTGAGCGAAGACTAGTTAAAAGCCTGATAAAATCAACCGATTTCTCAGGCTTTTTATCGGTTTGCTAAAGATCAGTCATGTTTTTTATTCATAAGATAGAAGGCTACGTTTAGGAAGAAGCCCATACCGAATAGGAAAAATAAACTTTCTTGAATCTCATTCATTTTTGGTAACTCATTTTATGTTAGACTAAGCAACTGTTTTTTTTGGTCTTTGATTAATTGTATGGATTTTTATTGCTTGGGTATTATTTGTATAAATATGCTTAACTCGAATTGTTTCATTGATGAACTGATCTGTCGGATTTCCTTGGCTAGTCTAAATATAAAGCAAATATTAAAGTTTAGTTACGGAATTCAAAAATCCTAGTATTTAGAAATACGAGGTGCTATACTTTCATCAAGTTCAAAAAAGACTTTTTCTTAAAATCAGAATAAATAGAAACTTTAAATCTCTAAAAAGGTGGAACCAGAATTAATGACTGAAAAATGGCGTGAAGATCAAGAATATATGTCTTATGTGGAAGATTTGTTGGAAACGGAAGAAGTACAGCGTTTAGGTAATTACACGCAGCATGTTCACTCAACTCGTTTAGATCATTCAATCAGTGTTTCGTACAATAGTTATAAACTAGCTAAAAAATGGAATGGTGATGCCAGAGCAACGGCTCGTGCTGGACTGCTACATGATTTATTCTACTATGATTGGCGTACAACAAAATTTGATGAAGGAACGCATGCGTATATGCATCCTAGAATCGCTGTGAAAAATGCTGAGAAGCTAACAGAGCTTTCAGATTTAGAACGAGATATCATCATTAAGCACATGTGGGGAGCGACAATTGCTCCGCCAAAATATAAAGAAAGCTATATTGTTACAATGGTAGATAAATATTGTGCAGTGAAAGAAGCCTCTGAACCGATGACGAACTCGGTAAAAGCAAAATGGCGCCAATATTTCGGCAGAAAAGAATCTGTACAATAAAAAAACAACCGATTTTCTTTTGAGAATCGGTTGTTTTTTGATATTATCGTGCTGATTGAGCTTCATATGTTTGTTCCTGATCTAACTTTTTCAAGCGTTTAATTGCTTTGAAGTAGGAAGCAAGCAAGACCATTACAGAACCCGCCCAAGCAAGTGGAGAAGCGAGAGCTGCACCAACAAAACCTAAGGATGCTGTTAAAATAATGGCGGCAAACGAGCGCATGATCAACTCCATGATCCCAGCTAAAGTAGGAATCACGCTTTGACCTAAGCCTTGCAGCGTGTAGCGGAGGATGAATAAGATTGCGAGCAGCCAGTACATACTGCCGTTGACATTAAAATAAGTTTGAGAAAGGTTGAGGACTTCTGTTTCTTTTCCGCTGACAAACAGCATTACCAGATTTTGCCCAAACAAAATCACAATACCACCAGCTAAAAGGCTGAAACCAATACTCATTAGTAGACATTGATTGACGCCTTGCAAAATCCGTTTATATTTTTTTGCACCGTAATTTTGAGCAGTGAAGGTTGCCATTGCAATACCAAAAGACATCATTGGTTGGGTCGCAAATTGTTCGATCTTACCAGAAGCTGCCTGAGCTGCGACAACATCTGTGCCTAAACTGTTTAAAGCTGCTTGTAAAATAATCGCGCCGATTGCAATGATCGATGATTGAAAGGCCATCGGTAAAGCAATATTCAAATGAGCACGAAACTCACGCTTATCGATCGAAAAGTCTTTTTTACGTAACTGTAGATTAGGGATTTTCCGACGAATATAAATCACACATAAAAGACTAGATACTAGTTGGGCAGTAACAGTTGCAATTCCAGCTCCAGCAACGCCCATATGGAAATTGATGATCAACACTAAATCAAGCACAACATTGATGATACTGGCAATGATCAAAAATAAAAGAGGCGTTCTGCTATCTCCTAAGGCCCGAATTATATTTGAGAGTAGATTAAAGGCCATTGCCGCAAAAATTCCCACAAAAATAATGGAGATGAATGTTTGTGCATCTTCAATTATTTCTTTAGGCGTCTGCATGAGTTGTAACATAGGACGAACAAAAATCAAACTTAAAACAGTCAAGACAATTGTCACAACTGCGCTAATGATGATTCCTGTAGCAAAACTTTTTTTCACACCGCGATAATCTTGTCCGCCGAAGCGCTGTGACGTCAGAATGGATAGACCTGCTGTTAAGCCTTGAGCAAAACCAATAATCAAAAAAGTAATACTGCCAGTCGAACCAACTGCTGCTAGAGCATCTTTTCCGAGAGTTTGTCCAACGATAATCATATCAGCCATATTATAGAACTGTTGGAAAATATTGCCAATCAATAAAGGAATCGTAAAGAGAAAAATCAATTTTGCAGGATTGCCATGTGTTAATTCTTTCAATGAAAACATCCTTTCATTCCAAGTACATAATTTGTGGGAAATTACCTCTACAATTTCAATGAAAATAACAGTCAAATAAGATGTAATAAATACCGTAAAATAATTGAAAATTTCCTATTTATAGTAGCACAATATTAAGCTTTTGCAAGTGCTTTATTAAGCCGAATTTATTTTTAATTTAAATGAGGATTCTTTCTATAAAATAATTGGGCTTTTATTTATTTCTCGTTTCTTTCAATAAAAATTGCTATAATTGATCAGCTTAGATTTAAGAAGTGGTATCATAGAATAGTTGATGTATTTTTAAGGAGATGACTGCGTGGAAAATGAATTAAGTAGGCCAATAAAAATCAGCATCTATATGGTCAAGTGGTTCAGCATTACTTTGTTGATTGGGTTAATAATGGGGACGTTGTCTGCTTTTTTTCTGAAAAGTTTAGATTTAGTAACGCAAATTAGAATGGATAACCCGTGGCTTTTATTTATTCTGCCGATCAGCGGTGGTGTTTTTGCCTTCTTATATAAAAAGTATGGTGGAAATGCTATCAGAGGAAATAATCTTGTCATCGATCAAGCGAATGGTGAACGAGAGAATATTCCATTGCGACTTATTCCACTGACCTTATTTGGGACAATCACTACCCATTTATTTGGCGGTTCAGTTGGTCGTGAAGGGACCGCTGTTCAAATGGGAGGAACAGTAGCTAATGCTGTGGGGCGCATGTTTCGACTTGATAAAATTGAACGAGAAATCGTGATTATCTGTGGAATCAGCGCCGGGTTTAGTTCTGTTTTCGGAACTCCATTGGCGGGAACAATTTTTGGTTTGGAAGTCTTAATGATCGGTCGTTTGAGATCTGATGGTCTTTTTCCAAGTTTTTTTGCCGCTTTTTTTGCAAACGTCGTGACAGAGTCCTTTGGCATAACGCATACACATTATGGGATGGGGCCAATACCGGATTGGTCTGTACTCTTGTTTTTCAAAATAATGATTGCCGGGATTTGTTTTGGTTTAGTGGGCTGGTTATTCAGTCGTTCGATCGTCTTAATCAAAAAAGTCTATGCTAACTGGGTTGGAAATGTCGTTTTACGGAATTTTATCGGTGGAGTCATTGTGGTGGCAGCTGTTTTTATTTTACAGACTCAACGTTATCTGGGACTAAGTTTACCTTTATTAAAAGATGCGTTTAATGGGGATAATCACTGGTTCGATTTTCTGGGGAAACTCTTTTTCACAGCTCTTTCATTAGGTGCCGGCTATCAAGGTGGCGAGGTGACACCTTTATTTGAAATTGGTGCAACATTAGGTAGTAGTTTAGCCGTGATTCTTCATTTATCGATTCCCTTTTTAGCGGGACTAGGATTTATTGGTGTTTTTTCAGGAGCGACGAATACACCAATTGCTTGTTTTATTATGGGGATTGAACTATTTGGAGGCGAAGCAGCCTTATTTTTCTTTATGATTTGTTTGATCAGCTACATGTGTTCAGGGAATACTGGGATTTATTCGGCTCAAAAAGTGGAAGTAGAAAAAGGGGTTTTATTTTTACCGCTGGTGACGAACTGGACAAATAAAAAGAGAAATTAGCATATTATAGAAAAATATTCTTAGCCTATGATAAACTAGGAAATGAGGTGAAAGCATGAAAGACTATCAATACCCTTTAGATTTAGACTGGACAACTGCTGAAATGGTAATTGTTACCAATTTGTGGTCGGCAGTAGAACAAGCAAATGAAACTGGAATTGATACCAATGTTTTTTTGAATACGTATAAAGAATTTAAGACTGTTGTTAAAAGTATTGGTGAAGAAAAACGTTTAGGCAATGAATTTCAAAAAGCATCTGGTTACTCTTTGTATCGAACACTACAACAAGCAAAAAAACAAGAGTCAGGCAGATTGAAACTAGGAGCTGATTAAAATGACAAAAGAAAAAATGATCATTGAAATCAAAGAATGGTTAAAAGAAGCGGCAGGGTACATTCGTGTTAGCTTAACCGATGAATTGAGTGTTTCACAAAAGTCTGGCAGAACAGATCTGGTTACAAATATTGATGAAGAAACGCAAACCTTTTTGATTAAAAGAATAAATCAATACTATCCCGATGATCGGATTTTGGCTGAGGAAAAAGGTTTTGACACGCTCGATTCTTTAGCTGGACGAGTTTGGATCATTGATCCGATCGA
The Enterococcus silesiacus DNA segment above includes these coding regions:
- a CDS encoding hydrolase, which gives rise to MTEKWREDQEYMSYVEDLLETEEVQRLGNYTQHVHSTRLDHSISVSYNSYKLAKKWNGDARATARAGLLHDLFYYDWRTTKFDEGTHAYMHPRIAVKNAEKLTELSDLERDIIIKHMWGATIAPPKYKESYIVTMVDKYCAVKEASEPMTNSVKAKWRQYFGRKESVQ
- a CDS encoding MATE family efflux transporter; the encoded protein is MKELTHGNPAKLIFLFTIPLLIGNIFQQFYNMADMIIVGQTLGKDALAAVGSTGSITFLIIGFAQGLTAGLSILTSQRFGGQDYRGVKKSFATGIIISAVVTIVLTVLSLIFVRPMLQLMQTPKEIIEDAQTFISIIFVGIFAAMAFNLLSNIIRALGDSRTPLLFLIIASIINVVLDLVLIINFHMGVAGAGIATVTAQLVSSLLCVIYIRRKIPNLQLRKKDFSIDKREFRAHLNIALPMAFQSSIIAIGAIILQAALNSLGTDVVAAQAASGKIEQFATQPMMSFGIAMATFTAQNYGAKKYKRILQGVNQCLLMSIGFSLLAGGIVILFGQNLVMLFVSGKETEVLNLSQTYFNVNGSMYWLLAILFILRYTLQGLGQSVIPTLAGIMELIMRSFAAIILTASLGFVGAALASPLAWAGSVMVLLASYFKAIKRLKKLDQEQTYEAQSAR
- a CDS encoding voltage-gated chloride channel protein; the encoded protein is MENELSRPIKISIYMVKWFSITLLIGLIMGTLSAFFLKSLDLVTQIRMDNPWLLFILPISGGVFAFLYKKYGGNAIRGNNLVIDQANGERENIPLRLIPLTLFGTITTHLFGGSVGREGTAVQMGGTVANAVGRMFRLDKIEREIVIICGISAGFSSVFGTPLAGTIFGLEVLMIGRLRSDGLFPSFFAAFFANVVTESFGITHTHYGMGPIPDWSVLLFFKIMIAGICFGLVGWLFSRSIVLIKKVYANWVGNVVLRNFIGGVIVVAAVFILQTQRYLGLSLPLLKDAFNGDNHWFDFLGKLFFTALSLGAGYQGGEVTPLFEIGATLGSSLAVILHLSIPFLAGLGFIGVFSGATNTPIACFIMGIELFGGEAALFFFMICLISYMCSGNTGIYSAQKVEVEKGVLFLPLVTNWTNKKRN